AATTTTCTTTTGCAGTCTTGTGACCTGACATGGAATACAACATGATTGCTGAGAACCATCTGTTGGTTTAATCTGATTTAGTTTTgtttatataaatttgaaatttgggaATGTCCTGCAGCTGCAGAGATGCAGTGGCAAACTGGTCCAGCCCTTCCTCCTGAGAATTACATGATGAATATGGGTCCTTCTGCTTTTAATCCTTGCTGGAATGGCATGCAACCTGGTTTTGATGGGTTTATGCCGTATGGTGCTGGTCCTATGCCCTATGGGGGTTATGGAGTTAATCCTATGGATTTTCAGTTTGGGGGGTTTTCACCATTTGATCCATTTGCAGGACATGGTGGTATTCTTCCATACGGCCCTCAGAGGTATGGTTTAGCTTATTGTTTTTTATGTATTTCTAAGTGACTGATTGTTGTAATAACTTGTTGGTTCTTTATTATTGTGTTTGtgattaatttgttttattgttcCAGGGACCTTTCTGAGTTAGTAGGATACAATGCTCCCCCACCTGTCATGAGTCGAGAGGAATTTGAAGCTCGAAAAGCTGATCTAAAGAGAAAGCGTGATATGGAGAAACGCGATGAAAGGTAAGCAGCCTCTCTCTCTACTCTTAACCTACTATGTTTAAGAAtcattactagtattatttatggATTCTTGAGCTGATTTGATAATTATGACAATTGCTCTGAATTTGTCATCTTACAGGcttgtgtttttcttttgcCTTTGATATAGGGGATTTTCTAAAGATGGGGAATATGGCAGAGAAGGGAGCAGTATAGTCAATGTCTCTTCGAGATCCAAATCTGTATGTAATTTTATAGTTCCGTTATTCTTATTTCATTATACTCGTCTCTTGATGCAGGCTGATTTTTATATCcgtgaaaattataatttttcctGCTTGCTGTTTCCTTcagtatttattttcaaatagtTTACTGCTTAGAATAATTAGTTTTGGTTGCATTTACTCTTCCTGTTCATGCTTATATCGATTGCTGAAAGACCGGAGTTAAATATGAAAGAATGCGACGAGAAAGATCGCTCATTCTTCACTTTTTAGCATCACCTCCGACGTTTCTGCGTTGTTGAATACGAAGAGATTCTTCGTGGGAATTTTTGGTCTGCAATATGTATAAGCAAGTTTTTCAAGACCTAAGCAAAGTTGGATATAGATAGGGCGATAAGTTATTAATCGAAATTATGTGGATTCATAGTGCGTTTCTCTGTTCAGAGATCGACGCCCGGTGTCGACCACCACCCTCCAAGTCGCAACCGTCACTCTTCCCGGGACCCTGAGCTTCCTCGACCCTCTTCCAAGAGGAAGTCTGACTACGAACATGATGACCACCACCAGCGCCGCCGTGAGTATCATGAAGAAACCAACCGCGACAAGTATTACGAAGAGCCCCACGGTGACAAGGATCACCACCGCAGCAGCAGCCACCTCCGCCGCTCGCAGTCCCCCACGGAAGCGGCATCTCGGGAAGCAGCCGCTGCGGCTGACAAGAAGCAAAAGGCCAGCGTCTTCTCCCGGATCAGCTTCCCAGCTGGTGGCGAAGCAGCTACCAAGAAAAGAAAGCTCTCTTCATCAGACATAGCAGCTGCCAGTTCTACGAGTCACCGAGCATCGAACGGGCAGCATGAAGAAGAGCACAGGGTAGCTACTGGATCGAGAAAAGGCGGTAGCTCTGCTGTCTCTGTGGATCACAACAGCAGTGATGACGAGAGGCATTTCAAGAGGCGGCCTTCGAGGTACACCTCGTCACCCCCGCCAGCAGCCCCGGTGGAGGAGGAGCACCGCCACTCTAGAGGGTCGAGGgacagagagagggagaggagcaAGCGTAGATAAGTGACTGACGGAGGCGAAATTGGACACTCTATTTTGAGGCGCTTTAATTCTGCTTGGTTTGATAATGTAATAACAAAATAATGATGATTTGCGACTGGGTTTTCTCTGTTGCCATTTTTAATGAAATGAGCATGTTTTATAATCATTTTTAAGTCTAATCTCCTCATTCTGCTTTGCTATCTTCTTTTTATCCTGTACTATTGACTGGTTTtgataattttatgaattaaaaaaaaatcatcttcATCTCACCTTAGTGCCTCCTACACCACCACTATCAATAAAACTTGAAATCCGCTAATTGATCCGAATAGCCCAATAATTTTACGGAAAGGATTAAAGTTGAAAATTTATAGCCCATAAAAATTGCAACTTGGAAGACTAAATCACAGCCCGCAAACTGATAGGACCCAAATAGTATATCCATTGGGAGTGTCGTGTGTTCTGTTTCGATCACAACAAAAGTAGTAGCACAAGTAGTCCAAAATTTGGACTTTTAATATCATCTAAACGAATTCAACTTCATATGTCAGTTAAGATTAGTGATGACACAACAATATACGCTATAAAGAAAAGGATTGCTATCTGGAATAAAAACTTGGGATTGTCCCTCATATTTGGAGATGTTACAGCCCTGTGaaatcaacaaaattaaatcaatgtTTGTTTGTGTTAATGCTAAAGAGCTTCGATATTCATATGATTCCACGATTTGATGGTCTTACGAGAGATTACCTTGCAATGCGCTGAGAAAGCCGACGAAAGGGCATGCTCTGGATGAAGACAATACCAGGCCCGGTTAAATGAGCAGTAACCATATTGTCACCCTGCAACAAAAGCAGGCAGTGTTACCAAAATAACAAGTCGGATTCGACAAGAAATTCTGCGTATGCACCTAGTGTTGGCCTAAGTAACTCCAAGAAAATATAGAGATCAAATCAGAGCGGTAAACACTGAACTAGTCGTTCAGTTAAGTTCACAACTCTTAAGACAAATTAGTTGCAGTTCCTGCTTTGTTGGTTATGAAAATGAACACAGCACTGATATGTCCAACTGAGATGATATTTCCTGAAGCACAACTAAGCACTGTATATAAAAATCATCTAACATGAATTTACAATTATTATTGCAGAATTAAGCAAGAACACTAGCTATGTTTTTATGCAAATATAACGGAACAAAGAGCATGGTAGAGTGCTAGTAAAAGATAAACCTCCCAAGTACAAGTAGAAAGTACGACAGATAATGTAACATGCTAATGCCTAACTTCAGGTACTACATCTGATTAGATAAATAACCAACATGAAAGTTAAAAGTTCATAGAAGGATAACAACAGTAAACAGACTCTTATCAAAGTTTAAATTGCAACTTTAGCTCTTAGAATAGGAGTATTACTAACTTAACAATCAGCTGAGTTCAGTATCTCTGAAAAACAAATTCCCCTGCATCACTGCTCGTAAACAAGTTGTCCTAACAAATACCATATTCAACTACTATGTTTTACCTAAACATTTCAAATAGGGTTATTTACCAGTAAATacatgaattttttattttgtctccaaactttattttttgaaacaagTATACAAACTTTGGACTTGTCTATTTTTCATCCTAAAATCAAAACGACGTGGCAAATTTAAACTTATGTGGCAATCAAATGATGTAGTTttgattttgttaattaaaaGATACACATCATCACTCTTCCACCTCACCTATATCTCTCTCCCCTTTCTCTTTTCCCTCCCATTTGTTCTTCTTCCCAAACTTCCGCAGCTATCTTCTTCATCTTTTTCAAACTCAAAAAGTTGGTGTATTTACAGCCAAATAACCCTTTCAAATATAACTTCTCAACTAATAAAAGACCTCATGCAGACTTTACACTAACTTCACAATAAATGacaggaaaaaaaaatattgaggtAGCATAAGCTCAGAACATCTGTGGGCGAAGAATCATCTGCCACATATCTTGGATATAAGAATACAGATACTCACCCCAAAGAGCACCCTTCTCATAGGACCATTATATTTGATTTGTACGTTTACTGATGCTGACACTGCAACGATGCTAGAGACATCAACTGCTAGAACTTCACCGACCTCGAGATTTTTCTGGACAACTAAAACCACCAGAGtgatcaaaacaaatatcaaCACTACTTAATTTTGCACACTTTGAAGGAGCATAAACTGCAAACAATAATTAATTGTTCCACCAGATTTTAGAAAACAAAAAAGCACATAGCATCCAAGAATCATACACAACCACTGATAGCAAAGTCGAGGACGCACTTGCGCATGTGTGGAGCGCGAAAAGTGGTGGATTATTTGTCTGTTTATAAGTTTATCCGGTTATTAGTTGCTGGGATAATTGTCATATAATCACAGCTTGCTCTTAACATTTCAGTTAGTTTAATAGGTATTGGCCTTAGTATTGCATGGCTGCGTTCCTGCATGGGCCTTCAGTACTTAAATAGGAATTCTACACTAAAGTTCCTTATCAGAGAAGTTTCATGCTTCGGGGATAGCACTCTGTAGGGCCTTGTTTGAGGAGTGTTATTGAGTTATCGTCTTATTGATAGTTCTTTCTCTTATAATAACCTTTACTCTATAATCACTTAATCAGCCATGGACGTTTTCTCCTGTGAGGTCGTTAGGAGGAAGGTTCAAAATTATAACTACATAGTCTACATGAACCAAGGAAGCAGTTAACAAAGGCCTAAATGGCAACAAGAACTCTTGTACAGAAAATGGAACTCAGAGGGCGTACCAGAGCCGCCACCAACTATAAATGCTAGTCCTTGACCAGATATTTTCTGCCTCAAAAATCCCTGCAAGAATATGACTAAATGACAAGTAACAAAAACAATGAATGCAAATGGGAGAAAAGGAACCCAAATCTGACCTCAGCACTAGTGATAACATTATGTGCCCTCGGATCAACATTTTTTACTTTTACATCATTTATTGAGCAAAAAAAGGCATCTGGCTACAATATATGAGGTAAGTCAGATTCTGAAGCTGAAAAGTTGGCTAACATAATAGCTAGGACAAGAAGCAAGAAAAATCTCAAGTTATTCCTAAGCAATTTGTTAACTATCGATCAATACCTGGCACAACATTTCGCCGCCAAAAAGAGCTAAATCAATCTGTATAAGATGTAAATGAGGAAAATAGGTAAGGCCTGccgtaaaataataaaatggtcTAAAGCAATGCCCCTACAGAAATAACAGACCGGGATAATTCTTGCAAGAGTAGGTGCAGCAATTCCCACGAACCCATCAGTTGAACCAGTATTCTGGAGAACCATGCCAGTAACACATTTTCCAAGAACCCATTGCCACACACCTGCTTCATTTTCAGGCATATAGACATTTTCCATTTGTATTGACCCAGACATGTAGCACATGGAACCTGCAAGATATCTGTGTATAAAAGCTTGCACCCTTACAACTTTTTTCCTTCTCAAATAGAAGATTGAAAAGAGCAGCTGAAGATATAGTATGTTCTGCAGaggtaattaattaatgtatcgAAATAATTACAACCAAATTCTATTAATATCAATAGTATCATTAGAAAGGCCCCTTAATGAATGGAACTATCATTGTATTAGATTGTAAAATGTGGGGATAAGAGTAATAAACACCCTTAAAGTTTACCTCAAAGTACATATATACCATGGAGGTCTTTTGGTAGTTGTACCAATCCAGCCTTAATCTTCTCTAATGTTTATACTTATATCCcgatttgagatttttttttgagATGTCATTTATTTTATGTTCATCCACAGTCCACACAATTGGGAACAAGATAAACTAATTTACTGCATTACAAATAGATATAGAGAATAGTGCTtgggagagagaaagaacgaatataacattttttaaaagcatatattaaataactaaataaattaaagatctAAAAGAAAACTACAACTAAATGGACTTGTACAACCAACAGTAATGATGAGCAGATCTGCTAAAGTTAGATTCGGAGTTAAGTTCTGTTCGGAAAATATATCATCCTACGCATTATTAACAGTATTATTAACGGAAATCGATTAACAGAAAATCAAGTCAGCATGCATAACATTGAAACCAATTTCGTTGTAAGCATGTCAATCTATAATCATGAAGCGTCTCCAATATTCCAAGAAACACATAGGTTATATTTATCTTTTACTCATTCCCATCACATACAATTCAAGGAATCACATACAATCGAAATCAGAAATTGCACTTTTAGGTTCTTAGAATGTCAACGGCTCTCAAGCAACCAAAGACCCTTcgttaaaaaatatactcctacaaaATTGATAATTACACAACAGATGATTGATAGCTTACCAGGCTTTGAAACGACCTTTTCTTGTGGCTTCAACATTATCTAAAGAGATAAAGTCATCAAAAATTGGgaagaatataaaattttattgaaaatcCAACATTTTCctctaaaaagaacaagaatATAAAATGCTTGAGAAGGACCTGAACAATTTGAGCTTCCCCACCCAATATCTGAAAAGCTGTTACAGCGTCTTGCGGGCTCTGAAACAGAATACGGATGAGCATGTATGATACCAAAAGAAAACTGAACTGGTTTTCATGATAATGGGCCTAAGAAGCCTAAGATCGCCACAACATCATGgattatttcattttaaaatattagtaatattttaaaagttACTTTGGAAATTGGAACATCATGGTTAgggatattttcatttttacttaCGTCATAAGGCATGATTATTTCAAAAGGAGAAGAAAAACAATGGTAGGACAAATATCTTTGAAATGTGCAGTGCATTAGTTAGACATTTCTGTATAAATAACTCACGAATTCTGATGTAGAAATAGAAAGATCTTCCACTCTTTGAGTGTCAAAAATCCTAGGAAGACTTTTTGTTACAGGGATTACAGCAAATGTATGCCTACTTGGTTCCCCAGGATGGCATATAACCACTACGGATCGCTGATGTGGATTAGCCAGTACTCTTGAATGCAGAAAATGCAAGCAAGCAAGCGGTGGGGGTGGAACTGTTTTAAGACTTGCAGTAATTCAGTTGTTTcgtaatttaattattctagTCACCCAGTTTTTGTTCAACTCTTTCAAGGGTTAAAGGTGTAAGGAGTATTTAAGCATATGGTCTTTCATTAGGATATATTTCTTGAGAGGGTTATTTCCTGCCTAAGGCTGGCAGGAGAAGTTCATGTGGTCTATTTCAAGCCATTTCCAATCATTACACATTTGACCTGAGTTGAGGTTTATAAGTTCTTGCTAAAGAAGAAAATCCCTCTCTGTTTTATAAGGATAATTTCCTTGGCTCTATCAATTCGGTCCAACCTACCATGTCCCTTTAATTTATGCTAGCAAGATGAATGGAGACTCGATTGGATAGTATGGTACTGTAGATGAGGGTGTCAAATTGATTTGGGCTCAATTGCTTAACATGTACTAGAATCTGGACAATTTAAAGAAGTtgtcttaaagatggtaatcgagagagatatagaaagaTTGGATAGACATATTGAGGTAGAATGTAGAGATAATTGTATTTCTTGTTGTGAATGTTTCTTGTGTATGATCTTGCTAATttccctagtatttatagggaaaTTAGTGTCTTGTAAATTACACCAATAAATGATAATTGGAAACATACAACACTAGGGACTCTACACTTATTCAATGCTCTAGGAACTCTCCTATGATTAATTTGCCCGGCCATCTTCCTCTTTCCAACAAGTTGGATAGCATTATTCAATGCTGGCTTGCATCCCTACTCCGCGACAACCACAATGAGCAGCAGTGGCACACCATACATTACTTTATCAATGTAAGCCACTGATTTTTAGAAGAATGCAAAAGCATTGATACGAGCTACGTGCTAATAGCAGTGTACTTCTGGTTTTCCTTACACTACCCGGAAATGGACACTCCGGAATTTACCACATACTACCTGATTTCCAAAATGCCCAGCAGCCTAAATGAGATTGGCGAGATTCTGTCTTCATTTTTTCAGT
This sequence is a window from Salvia splendens isolate huo1 chromosome 5, SspV2, whole genome shotgun sequence. Protein-coding genes within it:
- the LOC121806019 gene encoding uncharacterized protein LOC121806019 — protein: MAAPFFTTPFQPFVYQSPQDAVTAFQILGGEAQIVQIMLKPQEKVVSKPGSMCYMSGSIQMENVYMPENEAGVWQWVLGKCVTGMVLQNTGSTDGFVGIAAPTLARIIPIDLALFGGEMLCQPDAFFCSINDVKVKNVDPRAHNVITSAEGFLRQKISGQGLAFIVGGGSVVQKNLEVGEVLAVDVSSIVAVSASVNVQIKYNGPMRRVLFGGDNMVTAHLTGPGIVFIQSMPFRRLSQRIARAVTSPNMRDNPKFLFQIAILFFIAYIVVSSLILTDI